The sequence TGGGCCGAATTTGCCAAGGCTTTCGGTATCACGTATGCCCAGCTCAAGGATTTCAACGTCTGGATTCGAGGTAACAAACTGGAAAACAAGGATTGGAAATCCTATGTCGTGCGTATTCCCTGCAAGGAAGACCTGATGTTCGATGTCAAGAAAATCAAGGTCTACCAAAAAAACTGGGTGGTCGATTGATGAGCAGTTTAAGACCATCTCTTTGAGGGGAAGAAAACGGCATGGATTTTCCCGGATTGCTGAATGCGGTGATTCTCGGCATTGTCGAGGGGGCTACGGAATTCATTCCCGTATCTTCGACGGGTCACTTGATTCTTTTCCAACATTGGCTCGGGTTTACCGGTGCCATGGAAAACGCATTCATTATCTTTATTCAATTAGGTGCGATTTTTGCCGTTGTCTGGCTCTACAGGAAGAAATTTCTTTCCGTGGCAATGAATTGGCCGCGAGACGCCGAGGCCCGTCTGTTGATCGTAAATCTTGTCATCGCGACTGTCCCGGCTGCGGTCATCGGCTTGCCTACAGAGGCGTGGATCGAGAGACATTTCTTCAAGCCCGTTCCCGTGTCTTTGGCCCTGATTGTCGGCGGTGTGGCCATTCTCATGGTGGAAAAATGGTGCCGGCGTCCCAATATTGAAAGCGTCGACCGCATTCCCATGAAAAAAGCGTTTGGCGTGGGGGTTATTCAGGTGCTGGCCATTCTTTTCCCAGGGATTTCACGTTCAGGAGCCACGATTATGGGGGGGATGGTGATGGGGCTTTCGCGGGTGGCTGCCACGGAATTTTCTTTTTTTTTGGCCATACCAGCGATGCTGGGCGCCTCTTTGATCAAGTTGGCCAGTCATCGGGAGGTGATTTCCTTAAGCGATATCCCTTTGTTCGGGCTTGGCTTCGTCGTTTCTTTTGTGGTTTCTCTCTTTGTTATTCGCGCCTTGCTCTCTTTTGTTTCCAGTCATGCGTTTAACGTGTTTGCGTGGTACCGGATTGTTTTCGGCCTTGTTCTCCTCGTCTGCTGGGGATACGTGGGCGTTTCCTAACCCGGTTTTACGGGGAAGACAACCACGGATGTAGCAATCTTTTCTCAAATCATACCTGAGAGGACAAAGACAGAATGATGAAGGGATGCCTTTTCATAGACTGCGACGTCCCGTTTCTTTGCGGATAGCCTCGCAGACCCAATCTCTTAATTGCTCCGGATCAACTCGCAGGCGAGATGAAATAGTCTGTCCATAACCCTCCAGAAAAGCGTCCGCCTCATCATGGCCGATGTGATGGCCGTCACGACAGGTGCGCCGGTAGGATCTTGCCAACGAGTT comes from Deltaproteobacteria bacterium and encodes:
- a CDS encoding undecaprenyl-diphosphate phosphatase, which translates into the protein MDFPGLLNAVILGIVEGATEFIPVSSTGHLILFQHWLGFTGAMENAFIIFIQLGAIFAVVWLYRKKFLSVAMNWPRDAEARLLIVNLVIATVPAAVIGLPTEAWIERHFFKPVPVSLALIVGGVAILMVEKWCRRPNIESVDRIPMKKAFGVGVIQVLAILFPGISRSGATIMGGMVMGLSRVAATEFSFFLAIPAMLGASLIKLASHREVISLSDIPLFGLGFVVSFVVSLFVIRALLSFVSSHAFNVFAWYRIVFGLVLLVCWGYVGVS